In the Tamandua tetradactyla isolate mTamTet1 chromosome 8, mTamTet1.pri, whole genome shotgun sequence genome, TTCTGCTTGTGCCAGGCATACGTGTCTCGGGAACCCCGCTCATAGCGGTAGGTGGGTGGGAAGGAGATCTCCTCCTCACCTAGAGAAAGCAGGGGGCAGGTGGGAGGCAGGCTCCCAAAGATCCAAGGATCCCACAAGCCCTCTTCCCTCAGGGACCCTGGCTGGGTTCCACACTCACTGAATCGAAGGAAGACCTTGTGTTTCTCCCGCTCCAAGTTGAGCTGGTCCACCCTGAGCAAGGGCTCAAACTCCTTCCGGCTGATGTAGTTCAGGATCTCCTGGGGTTGGGGGCACAGAGGCTGGCCACGTTCCCCCACGAGCCAGGCCAGCCCAACCTCCCCACCAGCTGCCCGCCGGGCCCTGCTCACACCTGGATATCCATGTCTAGGCGGTAGTTTAGGTCCCCAAACCAAAACAGGTGCGTGAAGCGCAAGGAGATGTCAAAGGCACTGAGCTGTCGATCGCCCAGCGACAGCAGCCGCAGGATGTCCAGGTAGTTCTGGTTGCGCCTACAGTGGCAGCCCAGGGTCAGGAGGCGAGGAGAGGGGTGCAGTCCCCTCTCCAGGATAgggatggggtagggatagggGTCCCTGAGGAGCCAGAGACAAGGCCAGAGGGGTCTAGAGTTGGAATAAGGGAGAAGAAGAAGGTCCCACGGGCATGTGCTGGGCTGTGGGAGAGGGATCAGGTCTCAGGAGACTAGGGACGGGATGAAGAACTATGGGAAAGGGGCTCCCTCACCGGGCAGTCTTCTCATTTCCTGACGTGAGGTGGCAGTTCACAAACCCAAACGAGGTACCATTGAACATGAAGGAGACACCCACAGCCCCCTTGTTCCCTGCCAGGGCGAGCAAGAGAGAAAGGCCCAGTCACCCCTGCAGGGCTCCAGCTCTCCCCTGAAGCAGCAGTGGGAGGGTCCCggaacacacacccacaccctccCCTTGGGTCCACACAAGGCACAAAGGGTCTGTCTGGAGGGCCTGACTCTCTGCATGTGTGAGCAGATGCCAAGGGTGAAGCTGAAAGGACCTGCAGATTCTGAGCAGACTCAGGCGTGAGGAAGCACTGTGCTATAGATCGAGGGACCTAGGCACTCGGTCTGGCTCCGTCacttacttgctgtgtgaccttggacaagtcactcaacctctctAGGCCTGAGTTTTATCATTTATGAGACAGAGGTAAAAATCCTGGCCCTGCCTTCATGGTGGGGCAGGAATAAGTTTAGAATATAAATACACTGTACAAAGTTGAAAGTATCCTATATATGGGGACACTGAGACCACACCAAGGGAGAAGAACCTGGGCTTAGAGGCAGCAAGAGGTATGGACAGAGGGACCCTGCCTGCCCTGCTCACCCAGGGTGTTGGCGATGCCAGTCTTCACACTGGAGGTACTGACGTGACTGATGCGGTTCTCGTGCTCAGGCTTGACCAGCACAGCCACCTTGATGTTCCATAGGGACTGCATGGCAATCTGGGTAGAAGGTGTGGGGTCACACCTGCCCTGCCTGGGGCCACTGCCCTATTACCCCCAGTCCATAATATGGACTGCTGTCAGTCACAGGATAGGAATGTCTGCCACCCCTTTTCCATAAGGAGCCAGAGAGAAACAGACCTTTCCACAACATGGAGGACTCAGGTTAGATCTCCCAAGGGATGAGCTCAGGGAACAGAGGGAAAGCCAGCTGAGCTCTGTTACCCCAGGGATGCCCGCAAAGCCAAGTGGGATAGTGTAGGGTGGTATGTGAGGATGGGGAACTGGACAAGATACCCCCAACACCTCCCTCACCGGGCGGTAATCCAGATCTGTGAGCTCCTTGAGACCCCCGCGCAGTAGGTCCAGCCACTCGCGGTCGCCCACTGAGTTCTCCTGGGTTCCAAAGACGTAGATGTCATGGGGTATGGTCACCGTGACCTCATCCAGGGTCTTCCCCAGACCCTTTGATGTGAACCAAGATGTCACATTTTTTGGAGGTGGCACACTTCCTAAGGTGGAAGGGACAGGCAGGGGTAGAGTCAGACCCCTACCCTGGGGCCATCCCTCTCTCCCACCCTAGCCCCTAGTGTGAGCCTGACCCATGTTCCAGGTGCCTATGAAAACAGAGATCATGTCGGGCTCGTCCTGCTTGGAGTGCTTATTCTTCATGAGCTGCAACAGCTGGCAGAAGGCCTCCCGCTTCTAGGGAACAGTAGCCAGTCAGGGGCAGGTGGGACAGCCAGGAACCCCACCTCCCACAGGGATACCCTGCTAGATAGCAAGCACCATGAGGAGAAAGGCATACCTGTCTATTTCACCACTGTATACCCATTACTCAACTCATCATAGGTGCTCAGAAGATGTTCCTTAAAATCCACCTTTAGGCCATCCACTCATAATACAGATACTGTCTACCCTGTCAGACCCACCCCTGCCGGGAGGGATGACACACCTACATCATGCTTTCCAGAATGCCTATCCAGGGACCCCTGCAGCCCCCAATGGCCTGGCCCCACCTGCCACTCACCCTGGCACTGACAAAGATGAAGTCCTTGCGCTGGGTCCGGTCCTTCTCCTTCTCAAACACAACACCTAGTTTGTTCTGGACACGCTGGGACTTAATGAGCTGACGAACTAGGAAATAGAGGATGGGTCACATAGGTCTGCACCCCTAGAGCTGGGGGCCCCGCCCAGCCCACCCTCCCCAGGCCTGGCCCTCGCTCACTGCGGTCATGCGTGAAGGTTGTCCAATCCTCCTGCGAGTCCCGCTGTCTCCGCAGCAGCACCAACCGCCCACCTTCCACATCTACGCTCAGCGTGAACTTCTGTGACTTCCCAATTTTGGTCAGGTCACCCAGGATCACATCCAGCTTCACCTGCAACCCAGAAGCAGGAAGTAGGGAGGCTGCTGAAAAGACCCTGGGGTAAGCAGCACCTCTTCATCTCCGACTATCCTTTGTCCCACCTGACATGCCCCACCATGTACCTCAAAGGCCTGCACAGGGATGGTCTTGGCCTTCCGTGTGGATGGCTGCTGCGGAGCTGGGGGTGCTGTGGAGCTTACGTCCTGCAGAGCCTTCAGGGCCtggaaggggcaggggcagggctgggtcAGGGGCATGCTGAGGACCGGGGAAGGAAGTGGTATGGTTCATACTGGGGGTCAGGACTGAGATCAGGGTTAGGCCAATGTGAGGGGTCAGGATTTGGAAGAGTCAGAGGACAGAGGTCAGGATCAGGTCACCTTCTTTTGGATACCAGACAGGAAATCCTTTAACACTGACAGCTTCAGCACTAGGCTTTCTAGTTCCTGCTCCCCAGTCTGTGGTGTGCTCTGTGGGGAGAAAGAATAAGGCTTGTACATGAGGCTACCAAGTGGTACCTCTCCCCCAGCCTGAAAGCATGAATCTGTCCCCCTGAGGTCTTCCTACAATCTCACCTGCTGCTGCAGCAGGCGGGTCACCATAGGTGAGCTCTGCTGGTCAAACACCTTGGACAGGATCTCCAGACCTGACAGGACCTTGTCTACCTCACTAGGGGAGACATCAGGTCAGAATAACACCTCCACCCCAGCTTAAGTACAGAGGCTTGGGACTGAGAGTGTAGCCTCAGCCTCTACCAGGAGGAAACAAGGGTACACATGAGGAAAAGTCAAAAGGCAATGGCAGTTTAGGGTCACAGGTGAAAGGTCAGGGCACATGTGCAGCAAGGGAGTCGGTAAGGACTGATGAGAGGTCAGGGTTCAGTGCATGGGGTTGGATGTCCCAGGTACCTGTGCAGCCTCCGGCATGAGGTGGTGAGGGTGCGGGTGAGATGAGGCAGGTTGCTGGCTCCGCCCCGCACAGCCTCCAGATCCAGCCCGTAGCTACCCTTCAGGTACTCGTGCGAGACAGTGCTCAGCCCATTGGGAGCACTTTTGGGAGGGGTTAAGAAGTCAGTGGAGGCCCTGTCCAGCCCTGTCCCAGCATCTCCACCCCACTTCTAGTGGGAGACAGTACTGGTGGTAAATGAATGGGATGGATCAGGGTATCTGCCTCTGGGGCTGAGATGGTTTGGGGATCCCTGCGGTTGCAGGAGCTTAGAAGGTCTCCCCTCCCCGACTGGTGGGGACACAGTTCCCAGGCAAGAAAGGGACTTCCTGTTCAGTGGAGGGGTAGGGGGGTCTCACCTCTCAGCAGCTGGAGTTGTGGGGGTCTCAGGGGCTGGCGGGGGGCTGCTGGGCCCCATGGGGGCAGAAATGCTGGTGGAGCCAGAGCGCGGGGGCAGTGGGGGTTTCTCATCCTCCCCATCTGTGAACAGGGTCAGTGGGGCAGCAGTTTGGGCTTCCTGCCCTCAGTGGGGTTCGGGGGCTTTGCCATAGCTGTCAGAGACACCCAGGGGAAGGGAGCAAGGTGCCCTGGCACCATGGTTAGGGAGGCAGGGTGGCTTtaggggaggtgggggtgagaaAGGAGGACGGGAAGAAGTCGGTGGTGCCTGAGGCACTGCAGTGTTTGGAGCAGGGAAAGGGCCCTGCACTGGGCAGTACCTGAGACATCACGGTCATCTGGTGGGTCTGGCTCCCGCTCCCGCTCCACGGGCAGCAGCAGGGCGCACACGAGGCCTTGGTTGGGCTGGGCATACAGGCCGATGAGCTCACCTAGGGTCTGGAAGCGGCGCACAGGCACACCCTGCGAGGTCTGCAGGTCACAAGAGCAGGAGGAGT is a window encoding:
- the INPPL1 gene encoding phosphatidylinositol 3,4,5-trisphosphate 5-phosphatase 2 isoform X2, whose translation is MASACGAPGPGGAGSGGALGCPAPAWYHSDLSRAAAEELLARAGRDGSFLVRDSESVAGAFALCVLYQKHVHTYRILPDGEDFLAVQTSQGVPVRRFQTLGELIGLYAQPNQGLVCALLLPVEREREPDPPDDRDVSDGEDEKPPLPPRSGSTSISAPMGPSSPPPAPETPTTPAAESAPNGLSTVSHEYLKGSYGLDLEAVRGGASNLPHLTRTLTTSCRRLHSEVDKVLSGLEILSKVFDQQSSPMVTRLLQQQSTPQTGEQELESLVLKLSVLKDFLSGIQKKALKALQDVSSTAPPAPQQPSTRKAKTIPVQAFEVKLDVILGDLTKIGKSQKFTLSVDVEGGRLVLLRRQRDSQEDWTTFTHDRIRQLIKSQRVQNKLGVVFEKEKDRTQRKDFIFVSARKREAFCQLLQLMKNKHSKQDEPDMISVFIGTWNMGSVPPPKNVTSWFTSKGLGKTLDEVTVTIPHDIYVFGTQENSVGDREWLDLLRGGLKELTDLDYRPIAMQSLWNIKVAVLVKPEHENRISHVSTSSVKTGIANTLGNKGAVGVSFMFNGTSFGFVNCHLTSGNEKTARRNQNYLDILRLLSLGDRQLSAFDISLRFTHLFWFGDLNYRLDMDIQEILNYISRKEFEPLLRVDQLNLEREKHKVFLRFSEEEISFPPTYRYERGSRDTYAWHKQKPTGVRTNVPSWCDRILWKSYPETHIICNSYGCTDDIVTSDHSPVFGTFEVGVTSQFISKKGLSKTSDQAYIEFESIEAIVKTASRTKFFIEFYSTCLEEYKKSFENDAQSSDNINFLKVQWSSRQLPTLKPILADIEYLQDQHLLLTVKSMDGYESYGECVVALKSMIGSTAQQFLTFLSHRGEETGNIRGSMKVRVPTERLGTRERLYEWISIDKDEAGAKSKAPSVSRGSQEPRSGSRKPAPAEASCPLSKLFEEPEKPPPTGRPPAPPRAAPREEPLTSRSKPEGAPEPEGVVAPPPKNSFNNPAYYVLEGVPHQLLPPEPPSPARAPVLPVTKNKVAITMPAPQLGCHRPPRVGEGSSSDEESGGTLPPPDFPPPPLPDSAIFLPPSLDPLPGPVVRGRSGGEARGPPPPKAHPRPPLPPGPSPASTFLGEVASGDDRSCSVLQMAKTLSEVDYAPAGPGRSVLLPSPLELQPSRGLPLDYGRPLSFPPPRIRESIQEDLAEE